The following are from one region of the candidate division WOR-3 bacterium genome:
- a CDS encoding DUF58 domain-containing protein translates to MPLVTQPLKPELIAKLKGIDLKARLVVEGFLAGLHRSPYKGFSVEFAEHRQYMPGDELKRIDWRVYARTDRFFVREYEEETNLRAYLVLDASNSMAYATGGYTKLDYGCWLCAALAYLLNRQKDSTGLVTFSSKIDRYIPCRARASHLRILWRELENLKPGGETDLSRTLHELAERIKRRGLVIIISDLWDDEKAIISALRHFRARKHELLLFHIFHPDEEKLDFRNPVVLRDLESGQEITVDPRLIQAQYRAGFARRVQEFRRGCAEAAIDYQPISTATPFDQALLAYLERRRRLG, encoded by the coding sequence ATGCCCTTGGTAACTCAGCCTTTGAAACCGGAACTCATCGCCAAACTGAAAGGGATTGACCTGAAGGCGCGGTTGGTGGTTGAGGGGTTTCTTGCCGGTCTGCACCGCTCGCCTTATAAGGGGTTTTCGGTTGAGTTTGCCGAGCACCGCCAGTATATGCCCGGAGATGAACTCAAGCGGATTGACTGGCGCGTGTATGCCCGCACCGACCGGTTTTTTGTGCGCGAGTACGAGGAGGAGACCAACCTGCGCGCCTATCTTGTGCTTGACGCGTCCAACTCAATGGCGTATGCAACCGGCGGTTATACCAAACTTGACTATGGCTGCTGGCTTTGTGCGGCGCTTGCCTATCTCTTGAACCGTCAGAAGGATTCAACCGGTCTTGTCACCTTTTCAAGTAAGATTGACCGCTATATCCCCTGCCGTGCCCGTGCCAGCCATCTGCGCATCCTTTGGCGCGAACTGGAGAACTTGAAACCCGGGGGCGAAACCGATTTGAGCAGAACCCTGCATGAACTTGCCGAGCGCATCAAGCGGCGGGGGCTGGTGATAATCATCTCTGACCTTTGGGACGATGAAAAGGCAATCATATCTGCCCTGCGCCACTTCCGGGCGCGCAAGCACGAACTGCTGCTCTTCCACATCTTTCATCCGGATGAGGAGAAACTTGACTTCCGCAATCCTGTGGTTTTGCGCGACCTTGAGAGCGGGCAGGAGATAACCGTTGACCCGCGGCTGATTCAGGCGCAATACCGCGCCGGTTTTGCCAGGCGCGTTCAGGAGTTTCGCCGCGGCTGCGCGGAGGCGGCAATTGACTATCAGCCGATAAGCACCGCCACCCCTTTTGACCAGGCGCTGCTTGCCTATCTTGAGCGCCGGCGCCGTTTGGGCTGA
- a CDS encoding DUF721 domain-containing protein produces MAKRKAKGFKSMQDRLPAVLRQLGLNDKMLAYRAVADWSLIAGEGLAKHSRAFAVEDKTLVVAVDSPAWMAQLYYLKGELLTKISRHIGKGLITDVRFVLKSTPFNT; encoded by the coding sequence ATGGCAAAGAGAAAGGCAAAAGGGTTTAAGAGCATGCAGGACCGATTGCCCGCGGTCCTGCGGCAGCTCGGTCTTAATGACAAGATGCTGGCTTACCGGGCGGTGGCGGACTGGAGCCTTATTGCTGGCGAAGGGCTTGCCAAGCACTCAAGGGCGTTTGCGGTTGAGGACAAAACACTGGTGGTGGCGGTTGATTCGCCCGCCTGGATGGCGCAGCTTTATTATCTTAAAGGCGAACTTTTGACAAAAATCAGCCGCCATATCGGCAAGGGGCTCATAACCGATGTCCGCTTTGTCCTCAAAAGCACGCCCTTCAACACTTGA